Proteins encoded in a region of the Paramagnetospirillum magneticum AMB-1 genome:
- a CDS encoding DegT/DnrJ/EryC1/StrS family aminotransferase: protein MIPLCVPNLTGNEARYLQECVDSTFVSSVGPFVDRLEDMVAAAAGSSLRAVATSAGTTGLHAALTAVGVGRDDLVIMPAFTFVASANAVAHCGATPWLLDVTAESWTLDPALLERVLQAETVRDGDVLRHQASGRRVAAVLPVHVLGCPADMDAILAVARAHDLKVVADAAAALGSRYRGRPIAQLGADLSVVSFNGNKTVTAGGGGAVIGTDPDLLDLVRHLTTTARVGADYLHDRVGFNYRMTNLQAAVGCAQLERLEEFVAAKRRIRAAYDAAFAGRPGISPFPQPLWAESECWFSGFVLDRAERMAALRTGLRERGVDARPFWRPMHLQPAFAEALRTPMTVTDSVWNRIVTLPCSTALTEAEQRSVVAAVEEALR from the coding sequence GTGATTCCACTTTGCGTTCCCAATCTGACGGGCAACGAGGCCCGCTATCTTCAGGAATGCGTGGACAGCACCTTCGTGTCTTCCGTCGGCCCCTTCGTTGACCGGTTGGAGGACATGGTGGCCGCTGCCGCCGGGTCCTCGCTGCGCGCCGTGGCCACTTCGGCGGGAACCACCGGCCTGCACGCCGCCCTCACCGCCGTGGGCGTGGGGCGCGACGATCTGGTGATCATGCCGGCCTTCACCTTCGTGGCCAGCGCCAATGCCGTGGCCCATTGCGGTGCCACGCCCTGGCTGCTGGACGTGACGGCGGAAAGTTGGACTCTGGACCCCGCCCTGCTTGAACGGGTGCTGCAGGCCGAGACGGTACGAGACGGCGATGTCTTGCGCCATCAGGCCAGCGGCCGGCGGGTGGCGGCGGTGCTGCCGGTGCATGTGCTCGGCTGTCCCGCCGACATGGACGCCATCCTCGCCGTCGCCCGTGCCCACGATCTCAAGGTGGTGGCCGATGCCGCCGCCGCCCTGGGGTCGCGCTATCGCGGCCGCCCTATCGCCCAGTTGGGTGCCGATCTCTCGGTGGTGTCGTTCAACGGCAACAAGACGGTGACCGCCGGCGGCGGCGGCGCGGTGATCGGGACAGATCCAGACCTGCTGGATCTGGTCCGCCATCTGACCACCACGGCGCGGGTCGGTGCCGACTATCTTCATGACCGGGTGGGCTTCAACTACCGCATGACCAATCTGCAGGCGGCGGTGGGCTGCGCGCAGCTGGAGCGGCTGGAGGAATTCGTCGCCGCCAAGCGCCGCATCCGTGCCGCCTATGACGCCGCCTTCGCCGGCAGGCCGGGAATCAGTCCCTTTCCCCAGCCCCTTTGGGCGGAAAGCGAATGCTGGTTTTCCGGCTTCGTGCTGGACCGGGCGGAGCGCATGGCGGCCTTGCGGACCGGACTGCGCGAAAGGGGAGTGGACGCCCGCCCGTTCTGGCGGCCCATGCACCTGCAGCCGGCCTTCGCCGAGGCATTGCGCACGCCCATGACGGTGACGGACTCCGTGTGGAACCGCATCGTCACCCTGCCCTGTTCCACGGCCCTGACCGAGGCGGAACAGCGTTCGGTGGTGGCCGCGGTGGAAGAGGCGCTGCGATGA
- a CDS encoding WbuC family cupin fold metalloprotein yields the protein MPAVIYNTDDVALVGRDMLETLKAEAVNAPLRRSRLCLHRTPEDPLHEMVIAFCRDSYVRPHRHLTKTESFHVIEGRILVVLFDDNGRVTHRIPMTPPGGDNPFLYRVAAPIWHTLIPETDFAVIHEVTNGPFRAEDGDFAPWSPDDPESSQAYRASLV from the coding sequence ATGCCTGCCGTGATTTACAATACCGATGATGTCGCGCTGGTCGGGCGTGACATGCTCGAGACATTGAAAGCCGAGGCGGTGAACGCGCCGCTGCGCCGCTCGCGCTTGTGTCTTCATCGCACGCCCGAGGACCCGCTGCATGAGATGGTCATCGCCTTTTGCCGCGACAGCTATGTCCGGCCTCACCGCCATCTGACCAAGACCGAATCATTTCATGTGATCGAGGGCCGTATCCTGGTGGTGTTGTTTGACGATAATGGTCGTGTGACCCACCGTATTCCCATGACGCCTCCCGGAGGGGACAATCCGTTTCTTTACCGGGTTGCCGCGCCGATCTGGCATACATTGATCCCGGAAACTGACTTCGCGGTGATCCACGAAGTCACCAATGGCCCGTTCCGGGCCGAGGATGGCGATTTCGCCCCCTGGTCGCCGGATGATCCAGAGAGTTCTCAAGCCTACCGGGCGTCCCTGGTCTGA
- the neuB gene encoding N-acetylneuraminate synthase, protein MIESFTIGSHRVGPGCPCFVIAEAGVNHNGDLALAHRLVDMAVQAGADAVKFQTFTAEKVVSAQAPKAAYQKVTTGGGQSQLDMVRGFQLPPEAFAELSEHCIQAGILFMSTPFDLDSVDVLDRLDVPAFKLPSGEITNPLLLRRVAATGRPVILSTGMGSLVEVAAAVDILERAGCHDLMLLHCTSAYPAPVESANLRAMSTLAAAFHRPVGYSDHTEGFEAAIAAVALGACCIEKHFTLDRSLPGPDHLASVSPADLGALVAVIRRVEKGLGDGCKRPTVAEEDTRAVARRSLFAARALAAGAVMTEEDLIALRPGGGISPMQVDMVVGRRLTRAVAEGTLLEWSDLA, encoded by the coding sequence GTGATTGAATCGTTCACCATCGGCAGCCATCGGGTCGGTCCGGGCTGTCCCTGCTTCGTGATCGCCGAGGCGGGCGTCAACCATAACGGTGACCTGGCTCTCGCCCACCGGCTGGTGGACATGGCGGTGCAGGCGGGTGCCGATGCGGTGAAGTTCCAGACCTTTACGGCGGAGAAGGTGGTGTCGGCCCAGGCACCCAAGGCGGCCTATCAGAAGGTCACCACCGGTGGCGGCCAGAGCCAGCTGGACATGGTGCGGGGCTTCCAATTGCCGCCCGAGGCCTTCGCGGAGCTGTCCGAGCACTGCATTCAGGCCGGAATTCTCTTCATGTCGACACCCTTCGACCTGGACAGCGTGGATGTTTTGGACCGCCTGGACGTCCCCGCCTTCAAGCTGCCGTCGGGTGAAATCACCAATCCCTTGCTGCTGCGCCGCGTGGCCGCCACCGGGCGGCCGGTGATCCTGTCCACCGGCATGGGTTCCCTGGTGGAGGTGGCGGCGGCCGTGGATATCCTGGAACGGGCCGGATGCCACGATCTGATGCTGCTTCATTGCACCTCGGCCTATCCGGCACCGGTGGAAAGCGCCAATCTGCGGGCCATGTCCACCCTGGCCGCGGCCTTCCACCGGCCGGTGGGCTATTCCGACCATACCGAGGGGTTCGAGGCGGCCATCGCGGCCGTGGCGCTGGGGGCCTGCTGTATTGAAAAGCACTTTACCCTGGACCGCTCGCTGCCAGGCCCCGATCATCTGGCCTCGGTGTCGCCCGCCGATCTGGGCGCCCTGGTGGCCGTCATCCGCCGGGTGGAGAAGGGTCTGGGCGATGGTTGCAAGCGTCCGACGGTCGCCGAGGAAGATACCCGCGCCGTAGCCCGCCGCAGCCTGTTCGCCGCCCGTGCCCTGGCGGCGGGGGCCGTGATGACCGAGGAGGATCTGATCGCCCTGCGGCCCGGCGGCGGCATTTCCCCCATGCAGGTGGACATGGTGGTGGGGCGGCGGCTGACCCGTGCCGTGGCCGAGGGGACTCTTCTGGAATGGAGCGATCTGGCATGA
- a CDS encoding NAD-dependent 4,6-dehydratase LegB: MPSLKKILVTGADGFIGSHLTEELVRRGYDVRAFALYNSFGSWGWLDAAEPAVRNSLDVFLGDIRDPHGVRKAMEGCDAVLHLAALIAIPYSYHSPATYVETNVTGTLNVVQAARDLGVSRVVCTSTSEVYGTARYVPIDEDHPLQGQSPYSATKIGADQMALSYHRSFATPVTVLRPFNTYGPRQSARAVIPTIITQIAAGARTLKLGALHPTRDFSYVADTAAGFIAMLNAPETVLGEVINIGSGFEISIGDTARLIAEVMGAQVDITCDDQRLRPEKSEVERLFAGTDKAARLLGWQPAHGGLEGFRRGLAETVRWFSDPANLARYRADRYTI; this comes from the coding sequence ATGCCATCGCTTAAGAAAATTCTGGTCACCGGTGCAGACGGCTTCATCGGCTCGCATCTGACCGAAGAACTGGTACGGCGCGGCTACGACGTGCGCGCCTTCGCCCTTTATAATTCCTTCGGGTCCTGGGGCTGGCTGGACGCCGCGGAACCGGCGGTCAGGAATTCGCTCGACGTGTTCCTGGGCGATATCCGCGATCCCCATGGGGTGCGCAAGGCCATGGAGGGCTGCGACGCGGTGCTGCATCTGGCGGCGCTGATCGCCATTCCCTATTCCTATCACTCGCCTGCCACCTATGTGGAAACCAACGTCACCGGGACGCTGAACGTGGTTCAGGCGGCGCGCGATCTGGGGGTTTCCCGGGTGGTGTGCACCTCCACCAGCGAGGTCTACGGCACCGCCCGCTACGTGCCCATCGACGAGGACCATCCGCTGCAGGGGCAGTCTCCCTACTCGGCCACCAAGATCGGCGCCGACCAGATGGCGTTGTCCTACCACCGCTCGTTCGCCACGCCGGTCACGGTGCTGCGGCCGTTCAACACCTACGGACCCCGCCAGTCGGCCCGCGCCGTCATCCCCACCATCATCACCCAGATCGCGGCGGGGGCCCGGACGCTTAAACTGGGGGCCCTGCATCCCACCCGCGACTTCTCCTATGTGGCCGATACGGCCGCGGGTTTCATCGCCATGCTGAATGCCCCGGAAACGGTGCTGGGCGAGGTGATCAATATCGGCTCGGGCTTCGAGATTTCCATCGGCGACACCGCGCGGCTGATCGCCGAGGTCATGGGCGCCCAGGTGGACATCACTTGTGACGACCAGCGCCTGCGGCCGGAAAAGAGCGAGGTGGAACGCCTGTTCGCCGGCACGGACAAGGCCGCCCGTCTGCTGGGTTGGCAACCGGCCCATGGCGGACTGGAAGGCTTTCGCCGCGGACTGGCCGAAACCGTGCGCTGGTTCTCCGATCCGGCCAATCTGGCCCGCTACCGGGCCGACCGCTACACCATCTGA
- the neuC gene encoding UDP-N-acetylglucosamine 2-epimerase — MKRICVVTGTRAEYGPLFWVLKEIDAHADLELQLVVTGMHLSPEYGSTWKTIEADGFAIAAKVEMLLSGDTGVAIAKSMGLGTIGFADAFERLKPDIVVVWGDRFELMAAVQAAVVARIPIAHIGGGDVTEGAFDDAIRHAISKMAHLHFPIIADSARRLRQLGEDPERIHLTGNASLDHLRRTIFLERAEVETRLNFSLRPRNVLVTYHPVTLDPEEGRRGWAEMLAALESLGDEVGIVMTAPNADNDSRELMVALEAFVGAHPNAILRTSLGSQLYMSTARLCDAVVGNSSSGLLEIPSLGVATVNIGTRQKGRPRADSVIDCPPERAAIRAAMDRAMAMDCSAVVNPYGDGQSARRIVQVLAGIEDFPALLHKSFVDLAGPGEAGEE, encoded by the coding sequence ATGAAGCGGATTTGCGTCGTCACCGGAACGCGGGCCGAATACGGGCCGCTGTTCTGGGTGCTGAAGGAAATCGACGCCCATGCCGATCTTGAACTGCAGCTGGTGGTCACCGGCATGCATCTGTCTCCCGAATACGGCTCCACCTGGAAAACCATCGAGGCCGACGGCTTTGCCATCGCCGCCAAGGTGGAGATGCTGCTGTCGGGCGATACCGGCGTGGCCATCGCCAAGTCCATGGGGCTGGGCACCATCGGTTTCGCCGACGCCTTCGAGCGGCTGAAGCCCGACATCGTCGTGGTGTGGGGCGACCGGTTCGAGCTGATGGCGGCGGTTCAGGCCGCCGTGGTGGCGCGGATTCCCATCGCCCATATCGGTGGCGGCGACGTGACCGAGGGTGCCTTCGACGACGCCATCCGCCATGCCATCAGCAAGATGGCCCATCTGCATTTTCCCATCATCGCCGATTCCGCCCGCCGCCTCCGTCAGCTGGGGGAGGACCCCGAGCGGATTCACCTGACCGGCAACGCCAGCCTCGACCATCTGCGGCGCACCATTTTCCTGGAGCGGGCCGAGGTGGAGACGCGGCTGAATTTCAGCCTGCGGCCCCGCAATGTGCTGGTGACCTATCATCCGGTGACGCTGGACCCGGAGGAGGGCCGGCGTGGCTGGGCCGAAATGCTGGCCGCGCTCGAGTCTTTGGGGGACGAGGTGGGAATCGTCATGACCGCCCCCAATGCCGACAATGACAGCCGCGAGCTGATGGTGGCGCTGGAGGCCTTCGTCGGGGCGCATCCCAACGCCATCCTTCGGACCTCCCTGGGCTCGCAGCTCTATATGAGTACCGCCCGGCTGTGCGATGCGGTGGTGGGCAATTCGTCGAGCGGCCTGCTGGAGATCCCGTCGCTGGGTGTCGCCACCGTCAATATCGGGACCCGCCAGAAGGGTCGGCCGCGCGCTGACTCGGTGATCGACTGTCCGCCGGAGCGCGCGGCTATCCGCGCGGCCATGGACCGGGCCATGGCCATGGATTGCTCGGCGGTGGTCAATCCCTATGGAGACGGCCAGTCGGCGCGGCGCATTGTTCAGGTGCTGGCCGGAATCGAGGATTTCCCCGCATTGCTGCACAAAAGTTTCGTCGACCTCGCCGGACCCGGCGAGGCGGGGGAGGAGTAA
- a CDS encoding biotin/lipoyl-containing protein: MTDFIVIRAPKNSANDESVMVVRLHVQAGEHVRAGQMLLEVETSKAVIEIDAPASGRFFPAVQVGDHVPVGRILGGVGQDSEHLAAALAAENVPSGEVSVALRTDGVRFSRTASEMIARHGLDPDSFDGQGLVTAAMVAAVLARAADGNSKPRSGPVRRGENGKVVLLGAGPGAWQLLSVLEHEHGSEVVGILDDDPLKLGRELNGVKVIGPLSMLTELAEQGRADSAICTTPTSIPFRAKAHQLTKAAGLRGANIIHPSALFDIDVAIGEGNFIGAFSYIGAGTVLGDYCFLSSRTTFEHHNTLGNGITTGPGVSTSGLVTVGNHVRFGGHILVEPNVTIGNDVVIASGMTVTADVEANSVLRQRVATR; this comes from the coding sequence GTGACAGACTTCATCGTCATTCGGGCGCCCAAGAATTCTGCCAACGACGAATCGGTGATGGTTGTCCGCCTGCACGTCCAAGCGGGAGAACATGTGCGCGCCGGGCAAATGCTGCTTGAGGTTGAGACCAGCAAGGCGGTTATCGAAATCGACGCTCCCGCCAGCGGCCGCTTCTTCCCGGCGGTCCAAGTGGGAGATCACGTCCCGGTAGGCCGAATTCTTGGGGGTGTTGGCCAAGATTCCGAGCATTTGGCGGCGGCCCTGGCGGCCGAGAATGTTCCGTCCGGGGAGGTGTCTGTTGCCTTGCGGACCGACGGTGTCAGATTCTCGCGCACGGCTTCGGAGATGATCGCCCGACATGGGCTCGATCCCGATTCATTTGATGGACAGGGGCTTGTTACCGCGGCGATGGTCGCCGCAGTCCTGGCACGAGCCGCCGATGGCAATTCGAAGCCTCGAAGCGGCCCCGTGCGGCGCGGGGAGAACGGTAAAGTTGTCCTGCTGGGGGCCGGGCCCGGCGCCTGGCAATTGCTATCCGTCCTGGAACACGAGCATGGCAGTGAAGTGGTCGGCATCCTGGACGATGATCCGCTCAAGCTTGGCCGGGAGTTGAACGGTGTCAAGGTGATCGGCCCGCTTTCCATGCTGACCGAACTGGCGGAACAGGGGCGGGCTGATTCGGCGATCTGCACGACGCCGACCTCCATCCCATTTCGCGCCAAGGCGCATCAGCTGACCAAGGCCGCCGGATTGCGTGGCGCCAATATCATTCACCCCAGCGCCCTTTTCGATATCGACGTGGCGATCGGGGAAGGCAATTTCATCGGCGCGTTCAGCTATATCGGCGCCGGGACGGTCTTGGGCGACTACTGCTTCCTCAGTTCGAGGACCACGTTTGAACATCACAATACCCTTGGAAACGGCATTACCACCGGGCCGGGAGTGTCGACCTCCGGATTGGTGACGGTGGGCAATCATGTCCGCTTTGGTGGTCATATCCTGGTCGAACCCAATGTCACCATTGGCAATGACGTCGTGATTGCGTCAGGAATGACCGTCACCGCTGACGTCGAAGCCAACAGCGTTCTTCGCCAGCGAGTTGCCACCCGCTGA
- a CDS encoding DegT/DnrJ/EryC1/StrS family aminotransferase: protein MTPPTVPYLDLRVTDDAEREDLLAAVDRVLRHGRIVLGPEVAEFEARIAARVGRRFAVGVNSGTDALILALRALGIGAGDEVIVPALSFVASANIVKLAGAVPVFADLGPDMNMDPAVIEGLITPATRAILPVHFAGKICRMEEICAIAERHRLLVIEDAAQAFDAVRHGRKAGSFGQVGCFSMNCMKVLASLGEAGVIVTDDDALHDHLVQLRYHGLVTKESCGFLSHNGRLDTVHAAMLSVRLDRFDEVMRRRRDNAAYYSARLGHLVDVPRDDADCQDAYYIYVIATDRRDALQDFLTARGIETKQPHILMPEHPVHKDARGFWDNAARVHHRRLSLPISEKLTDTQRTYVADAIVEFFNI from the coding sequence ATGACTCCGCCTACCGTTCCCTACTTAGATCTTCGTGTCACCGATGATGCCGAGCGTGAAGATTTGCTGGCTGCCGTGGATCGCGTGCTACGCCATGGACGAATCGTCCTGGGTCCGGAAGTGGCGGAATTCGAGGCCAGGATTGCCGCGCGGGTGGGGCGTCGCTTTGCCGTTGGGGTGAATTCTGGTACCGACGCGCTGATCCTGGCGTTGCGTGCCCTGGGCATCGGTGCCGGCGACGAGGTGATTGTTCCGGCCCTGTCGTTCGTGGCCTCCGCCAACATCGTCAAGCTGGCCGGAGCGGTTCCGGTATTTGCCGATCTTGGTCCCGATATGAACATGGATCCGGCGGTGATCGAGGGTTTGATCACCCCGGCCACCAGGGCCATCCTGCCGGTTCACTTCGCCGGCAAGATCTGCCGCATGGAGGAAATTTGCGCGATTGCCGAGCGCCATCGCCTGCTGGTTATCGAGGACGCCGCTCAGGCTTTCGATGCTGTGCGTCATGGCCGCAAGGCGGGCTCGTTCGGCCAAGTGGGCTGCTTCTCCATGAATTGCATGAAAGTCCTGGCGTCTCTTGGAGAAGCGGGTGTCATCGTGACCGACGACGACGCTCTTCACGATCATTTGGTACAGCTGCGCTACCACGGCTTGGTGACAAAGGAATCCTGTGGCTTTCTCAGCCATAACGGTCGCCTGGACACCGTACACGCCGCCATGCTTTCCGTGCGGCTGGATCGCTTCGACGAGGTCATGCGTCGCCGTCGGGATAATGCCGCTTATTATTCCGCCCGGTTGGGGCATCTGGTCGACGTGCCGCGCGATGATGCCGATTGCCAGGACGCCTACTATATCTACGTGATTGCCACCGACCGGCGTGATGCGCTGCAGGACTTCCTGACCGCCAGGGGGATAGAAACCAAGCAGCCGCATATTCTGATGCCCGAGCACCCTGTTCACAAGGATGCGCGGGGATTCTGGGACAACGCCGCACGTGTCCATCACCGCCGTCTGAGCCTGCCGATCAGCGAAAAACTGACGGATACGCAGCGGACTTACGTGGCAGACGCCATTGTTGAGTTCTTCAATATTTGA